The following proteins come from a genomic window of Aptenodytes patagonicus chromosome 21, bAptPat1.pri.cur, whole genome shotgun sequence:
- the CLIC4 gene encoding chloride intracellular channel protein 4 translates to MALSVPVNGLKEGDKEPVIELFVKAGSDGESIGNCPFSQRLFMILWLKGVVFSVTTVDLKRKPADLQNLAPGTHPPFITYNGEVKTDVNKIEEFLEDVLAPPKYLKLSPKHPESNTAGMDIFAKFSAFIKNSRPEANEALERGLLKTLQKLDEYLNSPLPDEIDENSMEDITISTRKFLDGNEMTLADCNLLPKLHIVKVVAKKYRDFEIPKEMTGIWRYLTNAYSRDEFTNTCPGDKEIEIAYSDVAKRLTK, encoded by the exons gctggtAGTGATGGTGAAAGCATAGGAAACTGTCCTTTTTCTCAAAGGCTGTTCATGATTCTTTGGCTGAAGGGAGTGGTGTTTAGCGTCACAACAGTTGACCTGAAGAG AAAACCAGCAGACCTTCAAAATCTGGCTCCAGGCACTCATCCGCCCTTCATAACTTACAATGGTGAAGTGAAAACAGATGTGAATAAGATCGAAGAGTTCCTGGAAGATGTTTTGGCTCCACCCAA GTACCTAAAACTTTCACCAAAGCATCCAGAATCAAACACTGCTGGAATGGATATATTTGCCAAATTTTCTGCATTTATCAAAAATTCTAGACCAGAAGCTAATGAAG CCTTAGAACGTGGCCTCTTGAAAACCCTCCAGAAACTGGATGAGTATCTGAACTCTCCTCTTCCTGATGAGATAGATGAAAATAGCATGGAGGATATTACAATTTCTACCCGCAAGTTTTTGGATGGCAATGAGATGACATTAGCAGACTGTAACCTGCTACCCAAACTACACATTGTCAAG GTGGTGGCCAAAAAATACCGCGACTTTGAGATTCCCAAGGAAATGACAGGGATTTGGAGATACCTGACGAATGCTTATAGCAGAGATGAATTCACCAATACCTGTCCTGGAGACAAAGAAATTGAAATAGCTTACAGTGATGTAGCCAAGAGACTCACTAAGTAA